In Thauera sp. JM12B12, one DNA window encodes the following:
- a CDS encoding helix-turn-helix transcriptional regulator: MAAPTSDGLDGLGARLSLAILHLAISQSEFARRVGASPGFVSDVVRGVKRPGAEFLFGIKQTFGISSDWLLSGDGTMFGGAGINLDLLRAIRLQVAVARAAVVDDNPTAKALLLLIRDGRLGEATADPTLGAFLDQLCANGDDFELVTELYNGHLWTSDPAAQQRNLLAAAVAHFEARKPMDKIASLAKASGATIQINIGTHQRNAGRDHHGR; encoded by the coding sequence ATGGCTGCACCTACTTCCGATGGCCTTGATGGTCTCGGCGCGCGACTGTCGCTCGCCATTCTTCACCTCGCAATCAGTCAGTCCGAGTTTGCGCGGCGGGTGGGTGCGTCGCCAGGCTTCGTGAGCGACGTCGTGCGTGGTGTGAAGAGACCGGGAGCCGAATTTCTCTTCGGCATCAAGCAGACGTTCGGGATCAGTAGCGACTGGTTGTTGTCGGGCGACGGCACGATGTTCGGAGGGGCTGGTATCAATTTGGATCTGCTGCGCGCCATCCGCCTGCAGGTTGCGGTGGCCCGGGCCGCGGTGGTGGATGACAACCCGACAGCCAAGGCTTTGCTGTTGTTGATCCGGGATGGGCGATTGGGGGAGGCAACTGCCGATCCCACATTGGGCGCCTTCCTAGATCAGCTTTGTGCTAACGGCGACGACTTCGAGTTGGTCACGGAGCTTTATAACGGCCACCTGTGGACATCCGACCCTGCTGCCCAGCAACGCAACCTTCTGGCTGCAGCCGTCGCGCACTTCGAAGCACGTAAACCAATGGACAAGATCGCCTCGCTAGCCAAGGCTTCTGGTGCCACTATCCAGATCAACATAGGCACCCACCAGCGCAATGCTGGCAGAGATCATCACGGGCGCTGA
- a CDS encoding DUF2726 domain-containing protein, with the protein MPIKQLRDHLHKREHEAFLSAFKTPSLLALASGDNYVKALGGEALCLLLEEEAEPPEHLLSGYEALLLDGALLVPCSVVLDLATRLQSKALKLLGERLRLLENRLSRAQPREPVRSARTENLKGPIIEVRRFVQSTFMEFTPRTAAETLGMRKSIFRSEQERAFLKALSLRFPALLALPNYPLDQVAELSSLRKPLGEKVWSYGKHCRIDALLVLPDEGSPVAAFELDSSYHDQPKIRLRDEMKDAIFRLLGMPFFRLRIQSPHSATSDEWYAILTDEVVPRLDLGQRLFCRATSFG; encoded by the coding sequence TTGCCGATCAAGCAGTTACGCGATCACCTGCACAAGCGAGAGCATGAGGCCTTCCTGTCTGCCTTCAAGACTCCCAGCCTCCTTGCCCTTGCGAGCGGGGACAACTACGTCAAGGCGCTTGGGGGTGAGGCACTTTGCCTACTTCTTGAGGAGGAGGCCGAGCCACCAGAACATCTCTTGAGTGGCTATGAAGCACTTCTACTCGATGGGGCGCTACTCGTTCCCTGCAGTGTTGTTCTCGATTTGGCGACACGCCTGCAGTCCAAGGCCCTCAAGTTGCTTGGTGAACGTCTTCGCTTGCTCGAGAACCGTCTTTCTCGCGCACAACCCCGCGAGCCTGTTCGCAGCGCGCGAACCGAGAACCTGAAAGGCCCAATTATCGAAGTACGTCGCTTCGTCCAGAGCACCTTCATGGAGTTTACGCCTCGTACTGCAGCCGAGACTTTGGGGATGCGTAAGTCGATTTTCCGCAGCGAACAAGAGCGTGCCTTTCTGAAGGCGCTGTCGTTGCGCTTTCCGGCACTCCTGGCTCTTCCAAATTATCCTCTCGATCAGGTCGCTGAGCTTTCGAGTCTGCGCAAGCCGCTTGGAGAAAAGGTGTGGTCGTACGGTAAGCATTGCCGTATCGACGCCCTTCTTGTCTTGCCGGATGAGGGCAGCCCAGTCGCAGCGTTCGAGTTGGACAGCAGCTACCACGATCAACCCAAGATTCGCCTACGCGACGAGATGAAGGACGCGATATTCCGCCTGCTCGGGATGCCATTCTTCCGGCTTCGCATCCAGTCGCCACATTCAGCTACGAGCGACGAGTGGTACGCCATCCTGACGGACGAAGTCGTGCCGCGACTGGATCTTGGTCAACGCCTGTTTTGCAGGGCCACCTCATTCGGATAG
- a CDS encoding helix-turn-helix transcriptional regulator, producing the protein MDSHDPRILFGRHLASLRRQRGWSQESLALESGLARSYLGGVERGQRNIALVNICRLAQALGLPPSELLNFTIPE; encoded by the coding sequence GTGGACTCCCACGACCCCAGAATTCTCTTCGGCCGGCATCTGGCCAGCCTGCGCAGGCAGCGTGGATGGTCCCAGGAGTCTCTCGCGCTGGAGAGCGGGCTGGCTCGGAGCTACCTCGGCGGAGTCGAGCGCGGCCAACGCAACATCGCTCTGGTGAACATCTGCAGGCTGGCTCAAGCTCTTGGGCTGCCGCCCTCAGAGTTGCTGAACTTCACCATTCCCGAATAG